The following proteins are encoded in a genomic region of Victivallis lenta:
- a CDS encoding GNAT family N-acetyltransferase — translation MSFEPRIRPYRPGDETAVAQVAAECFDRFIRPLYSERGVRSFAAYIYPEAVAKRQSIDCRMFVADLDGEIAGLIEMRGSGHISMLFVKPEFQNCGIATRLFERALRTAAKLDPGLAEVTVFSAPGAVEVYRHWGFVETGPKTEADGIRFFPMRLPL, via the coding sequence ATGAGTTTCGAACCGAGAATCCGTCCCTACCGTCCCGGCGACGAGACGGCGGTGGCGCAGGTCGCGGCCGAGTGTTTCGACCGTTTTATCCGTCCGCTTTATTCGGAGCGGGGAGTCCGCAGTTTTGCCGCCTACATTTACCCGGAGGCCGTGGCGAAGCGCCAGAGCATCGATTGCCGGATGTTCGTCGCCGATCTCGACGGTGAAATCGCCGGGCTGATCGAGATGCGCGGTTCCGGCCATATTTCGATGCTGTTCGTGAAGCCGGAATTTCAGAACTGCGGAATTGCGACGCGGCTCTTCGAGCGGGCGCTGCGGACGGCGGCGAAGCTCGATCCGGGGTTGGCCGAAGTGACCGTCTTTTCGGCGCCCGGCGCGGTGGAGGTCTATCGCCATTGGGGATTCGTCGAAACCGGTCCCAAGACCGAGGCGGACGGCATCCGCTTCTTTCCGATGAGGCTCCCGCTGTGA
- a CDS encoding HD domain-containing protein codes for MSRTKHGFPYQAGVIDVGAHSTRLDLFEVASGGKITLLESLSRTVNLGYDVFRHGSVSPGNLSTLGEIMADFSRKLAEYRVRSCRVVATSAIREAFNRELVVNRIRSVSNLTLEILESQEETRISFLSMRDALRKSLPFDELSGICLVVGTGSLLVSWFEGGLMRFSEAVPLGTSRLVDAFGRSAFSIEQIMETLRSQDIRQRLRESVGLDPSRPVALVAMGASVRHLAGGCAGESAEGGGDELIELPREAIVRAVDYAVTAEPAALASEFKVSEPVAGSIAACAGILSYFLDEFNCESFICPGTTTRIALIQDLVRRSRGGGPDPFHDDLAAICGAIGHKYGYDACHAGHVARISLAIQEKLRRNFDFAPRSPVLLEVAAYLHDIGRFVDTRQHHKHSCYLIGNLQLPGVSEAELRVIAAVARYHRKAAPRESHMEYMQLSAEEKVSVLKLSAILRVADALDCTRQGRFERMRLLRRGHTLVIQVPDSGSFRQERLYLELKGGMFNEVFGLDLKIEETPLIS; via the coding sequence ATGAGCAGAACGAAACACGGTTTCCCGTATCAGGCGGGAGTCATCGATGTCGGGGCGCATTCGACCCGGCTCGATCTGTTCGAGGTGGCTTCCGGCGGGAAGATCACGCTTCTGGAGAGCCTTTCCCGCACCGTCAACCTCGGTTACGACGTTTTCCGCCACGGTTCGGTCTCCCCCGGCAACCTTTCGACGCTCGGGGAGATCATGGCCGATTTTTCGCGCAAGCTCGCCGAGTACCGCGTCCGCAGCTGCCGGGTGGTGGCCACGAGCGCGATCCGCGAGGCATTCAACCGCGAGCTGGTCGTCAACCGGATCCGCAGCGTATCGAACCTCACGCTCGAAATCCTCGAGAGCCAGGAGGAGACCCGCATCTCGTTCCTTTCCATGCGCGATGCGCTCCGGAAGAGTCTGCCGTTCGACGAGCTCTCCGGCATCTGTCTCGTGGTCGGCACCGGTTCGCTGCTGGTCAGCTGGTTCGAGGGCGGGCTCATGCGGTTTTCGGAGGCGGTTCCGCTCGGAACCAGCCGGCTGGTGGACGCATTCGGGCGCTCGGCGTTTTCGATCGAGCAGATCATGGAGACGCTGCGTTCGCAGGATATCAGGCAGCGGCTGCGGGAGAGCGTCGGGCTCGATCCGTCGCGCCCGGTCGCACTGGTCGCCATGGGCGCATCGGTCCGGCACCTGGCCGGCGGCTGCGCCGGCGAGAGCGCCGAAGGCGGCGGGGATGAACTGATCGAGCTGCCGCGCGAGGCGATCGTCCGCGCGGTCGATTACGCCGTCACGGCGGAACCGGCCGCGCTCGCGTCGGAGTTCAAGGTCTCCGAGCCGGTCGCCGGCAGCATCGCGGCCTGCGCCGGAATTCTCAGCTATTTTCTCGATGAATTCAACTGCGAAAGCTTTATCTGCCCCGGCACGACGACCCGCATCGCGCTGATTCAGGACCTGGTCAGACGCAGCCGCGGCGGCGGGCCGGACCCGTTTCACGACGACCTTGCCGCCATCTGCGGCGCGATCGGGCATAAGTACGGCTACGACGCCTGCCATGCCGGGCATGTCGCCCGGATCAGCCTCGCCATTCAGGAGAAGCTGCGGCGGAATTTCGATTTTGCTCCGCGTTCGCCGGTTCTGCTCGAAGTGGCCGCGTATCTGCACGACATCGGCCGTTTCGTCGACACCCGGCAGCATCACAAGCACTCGTGTTATCTGATCGGCAATCTGCAGCTGCCGGGGGTCTCCGAGGCGGAGCTCCGGGTGATCGCCGCAGTGGCGCGTTACCACCGCAAGGCCGCGCCGCGGGAGTCGCATATGGAGTACATGCAGCTTTCGGCGGAGGAGAAGGTTTCGGTGCTGAAGCTCTCCGCGATCCTCCGTGTGGCGGACGCGCTCGACTGTACGCGGCAGGGGCGGTTCGAACGCATGCGGCTGCTCCGCCGCGGCCACACACTGGTGATTCAGGTGCCGGATTCGGGCAGTTTCCGGCAGGAGCGGCTCTATCTCGAGCTGAAGGGCGGGATGTTCAATGAAGTGTTCGGTTTGGATTTGAAGATTGAGGAAACGCCGCTTATATCATGA
- a CDS encoding ATP-binding protein, producing the protein MYFFTGTPVHWLFSLSPAGAPFAGAAPVHAVPAAVMIALLAAALWAGCRLFRRLRERRSGTSDSRENLDSYVEQEKLLNRIWEQLMTKLDDQDVFTEILKTIVGHMGAYTSYIYRSDFTVGQDIVYAHFQAGDEPVVPLEEYPRMPINPDAEWFKMTMNREIWEVTDTETEEARRIQGEWNCHMPALKVRALCGIGLRLNGEFWGYMGFSFQTPQKPLSVRQKFLLSSMAHITEIFLERKRNRQSLDRSENEKHLILDTMNIPIMLFDPGMKLIRCNNAALKIAGIPEEEVYGLGCRKAFCGEACRSPECPVRRTRDDLAVHTRELTLRGRDYLLRSNPIIIDGRLVYIMKTMIDVTEFNAIRKELTAALEQAQAANKAKSCFLASISHEIRTPLNAVIGFSELLKGGGLSETERVEYLDSINLAGNSLLRLINDVLDLSKLEAGQMTLTPQPTDVAALLREVQAIFRYKVQEKHLFFRLDCPAGLPLFLLDSLRLRQILLNLTGNAVKFTGEGGVTLSAGFTPSGGGRGTLAIRVRDTGIGIPEEAQQRIFEPFVQSDSARDTHVYGGTGLGLAICRRLAGRMSGKIVLESEIGKGSCFTLLLENIEPAGRKELRDGRADAPPPSARRKHRVLLVDDVLLNLKVLQAMLRRLGIESACASSGREALEILREDTDFDLILTDLWMPEMDGAELAREIRSRPAAGRLPVVVVTADTQAGGKPVDCFSGILYKPITLESLERLFPAR; encoded by the coding sequence ATGTATTTCTTTACCGGCACTCCCGTCCATTGGCTTTTTTCACTTTCACCGGCGGGCGCGCCGTTTGCCGGTGCGGCTCCGGTCCATGCGGTTCCGGCGGCGGTCATGATCGCGCTTCTGGCGGCGGCGCTCTGGGCCGGCTGCCGGTTGTTCCGGCGTCTCCGGGAACGGCGCTCCGGAACTTCGGACAGCCGGGAGAATCTGGACAGTTATGTGGAGCAGGAGAAGCTGCTGAACCGGATCTGGGAGCAGCTGATGACCAAGCTCGACGATCAGGACGTGTTCACGGAAATCCTGAAAACCATCGTCGGGCATATGGGCGCCTATACGAGTTACATCTACCGCTCGGATTTCACGGTCGGCCAGGATATCGTCTATGCGCATTTTCAGGCGGGCGACGAACCTGTGGTGCCGTTGGAGGAGTATCCCCGTATGCCGATCAATCCCGATGCCGAATGGTTCAAAATGACCATGAACCGCGAAATCTGGGAGGTGACCGACACCGAAACGGAGGAGGCCAGGCGGATTCAGGGCGAATGGAATTGCCATATGCCGGCCCTGAAGGTCCGCGCCCTCTGCGGCATCGGGCTCCGGCTGAACGGGGAATTCTGGGGATATATGGGGTTTTCGTTTCAGACGCCGCAGAAGCCGCTCTCCGTGCGCCAAAAGTTCCTGCTCTCTTCGATGGCGCATATCACGGAGATTTTCCTTGAACGGAAGCGGAACCGGCAGTCGCTGGACCGCAGCGAGAACGAAAAGCACCTGATTCTCGATACGATGAATATCCCGATCATGCTGTTCGACCCCGGCATGAAGCTGATCCGCTGCAACAACGCCGCGCTGAAAATCGCCGGAATCCCGGAGGAGGAGGTGTACGGCCTCGGTTGTCGCAAAGCCTTCTGCGGAGAGGCGTGCCGTTCGCCGGAGTGTCCGGTCCGGCGCACCCGCGACGACCTCGCCGTCCACACCCGCGAGCTGACGCTGAGGGGGCGCGACTACCTGCTTCGTTCGAATCCGATCATCATCGACGGCAGGCTGGTTTACATCATGAAAACGATGATCGACGTGACCGAATTCAACGCGATACGGAAGGAACTGACCGCCGCATTGGAGCAGGCGCAGGCCGCCAACAAGGCCAAAAGCTGTTTTCTCGCCTCGATCAGCCACGAGATCCGGACGCCGCTGAATGCGGTGATCGGGTTTTCGGAGCTGCTGAAGGGCGGCGGCCTCTCCGAGACGGAACGGGTGGAGTATCTCGATTCGATCAATCTCGCCGGCAACTCCCTGCTCCGGCTGATCAACGATGTGCTCGACCTGTCGAAGCTGGAGGCCGGACAGATGACGCTGACGCCGCAGCCGACCGACGTCGCGGCGCTGCTGCGCGAGGTTCAGGCGATCTTCCGGTACAAGGTTCAGGAGAAACATCTGTTTTTCCGTCTCGACTGCCCGGCCGGGCTGCCGCTGTTTCTGCTGGACAGTCTCCGGCTGCGGCAGATCCTGCTGAATTTGACCGGCAATGCCGTGAAGTTCACCGGGGAGGGGGGAGTTACGCTCTCCGCCGGTTTCACGCCGTCCGGCGGCGGGCGCGGAACGCTCGCCATTCGCGTCCGCGACACCGGCATCGGCATTCCGGAAGAGGCGCAGCAAAGAATTTTCGAACCGTTCGTCCAGAGCGATTCCGCCCGCGATACGCATGTATACGGCGGAACCGGCCTCGGGCTGGCGATCTGCCGGCGGCTGGCCGGACGCATGTCCGGAAAGATTGTGCTGGAGAGCGAGATCGGCAAAGGCAGTTGCTTTACGCTCCTCCTGGAGAATATCGAACCGGCCGGCCGGAAAGAGCTCCGGGACGGCCGGGCGGATGCTCCTCCGCCCTCCGCCCGGCGGAAGCACCGGGTGCTTCTGGTCGACGATGTCCTGCTGAATCTGAAGGTGCTGCAGGCCATGCTCCGCAGGCTCGGCATCGAAAGCGCCTGCGCTTCATCCGGGCGTGAGGCTCTGGAGATTCTGCGGGAGGATACGGATTTCGATCTGATTCTGACCGACCTGTGGATGCCGGAGATGGACGGGGCGGAATTGGCGCGGGAGATACGGTCCCGGCCCGCCGCCGGACGGCTGCCGGTCGTCGTGGTTACGGCCGACACGCAGGCCGGCGGCAAACCGGTCGACTGCTTTTCCGGCATTCTCTACAAGCCGATCACTCTGGAGAGTCTGGAGCGGCTGTTTCCGGCCCGGTGA
- the trhA gene encoding PAQR family membrane homeostasis protein TrhA, with translation MSGRSCDYSPGEERLNVLTHAAGAVLALGGMALVPFVVPEHGVRRVAAFAVYLLALFGMYLASSCYHAARTPERKALLRRFDHAAIYLLIAGTYTPVMLLAVGGSLGIAILAAVWMIGLAGIVIKCFSRHRFGRWSLILYLAMGWLGIIAVRQMFAGMGALSFGLLLAGGVVYSLGAFFYASGRPYCHAAWHLFVLGGSTLHYFAVLLLP, from the coding sequence GTGAGCGGCAGGAGCTGCGATTATTCGCCGGGAGAGGAGCGGTTGAACGTCCTGACCCATGCCGCCGGCGCGGTTCTCGCGCTGGGCGGCATGGCGCTCGTGCCGTTCGTCGTGCCGGAGCACGGCGTCAGGCGGGTCGCCGCCTTCGCCGTCTACCTGCTGGCGCTTTTCGGCATGTACCTCGCTTCGAGCTGCTACCATGCGGCGCGGACTCCGGAACGCAAGGCGCTGCTGCGCCGGTTCGACCATGCAGCGATCTACCTGCTGATCGCCGGGACCTACACGCCGGTCATGCTGCTGGCCGTGGGCGGTTCGCTCGGCATTGCGATCCTCGCGGCGGTCTGGATGATCGGATTGGCCGGGATCGTGATCAAATGCTTTTCCAGGCACCGGTTCGGGCGCTGGTCGCTGATTCTTTATCTGGCGATGGGGTGGCTCGGCATCATTGCCGTCCGGCAGATGTTCGCCGGCATGGGCGCGCTTTCGTTCGGACTGCTGCTGGCCGGCGGGGTCGTCTATTCGCTCGGCGCGTTTTTCTACGCCTCCGGGCGGCCGTACTGTCATGCGGCCTGGCACCTCTTCGTGCTCGGCGGCAGCACGCTGCACTACTTTGCGGTGCTTCTGCTGCCGTGA
- the ppk1 gene encoding polyphosphate kinase 1, translated as MKKVQEKNSDPADSGLFISRELSWIDFNARVLDEAGCAANPVLERLKFIAIFSSNLDEFFMVRIAGLRQLVKMGQDLPDPAGNRPSEQLARMRKKLDRLLKRQHDCLMDEILPELGRRGVKLVRPADVAAPVRAELSSYFRGQVLPVLTPLAVDSAHPFPILNSGSIEIAVSMRPAGRSELVYAFVEVPELLPRFIEVPDNQPGRSFMLLEELIMDNLGTLFTGCGIEEYFPFRITRDMDFSVEDNDAEDLMQSIEKKLLQRRHREPIRIELIAGSRGPLVKWLAKEFRLDEQFWYFVRGPLHLKQFFELVGKARLPELLEPAWPPVMPPEFSEQSVFETISQYGSVLIAPPFHSFNPIIRFLEEAAEDPEVLAIKQTLYRVSGNSPVVRALRRAAENGKQVTVVVELKARFDEGNNIVWARLLEESGAHVVYGVAGLKVHCKALLVVRREDGGIRRYAHLATGNYNDKTAAIYTDMGIMTGDPDLCFDVANLFNVLTGYSSPPASWRKIAASPFDMRRRVSGLIEREIAHSTPERPGRIIAKMNSLSDEKIVRLLHKAADAGVEIDLIVRGICCYKPKPGQENARVTSIVDRYLEHTRLFYFENGGDPEFYLASADWMYRNLDRRVELLFPVEDERIREICLRLLEFQLADTDKGRHLLGSGVYTRPKLERHTDARSQYNSYRFLKALAEREKRRATGDALKVYTSPERPVPSFGDLSGDDAAEDESGE; from the coding sequence ATGAAGAAGGTACAGGAGAAAAACAGTGATCCCGCGGACAGCGGGCTCTTCATCAGCCGCGAACTTTCGTGGATTGATTTCAATGCGCGGGTGCTGGACGAGGCCGGATGCGCCGCAAACCCGGTGCTCGAACGGCTGAAGTTCATCGCGATCTTCAGCAGCAACCTCGACGAGTTTTTCATGGTGAGGATCGCCGGGCTGCGGCAGCTGGTCAAGATGGGGCAGGATCTGCCGGACCCGGCCGGGAACCGCCCCTCCGAACAGCTCGCGCGGATGCGGAAGAAGCTTGACCGGCTGCTCAAGCGGCAGCACGACTGCCTGATGGATGAAATCCTGCCGGAGCTCGGGCGCCGCGGCGTGAAGCTGGTCAGGCCGGCCGATGTCGCCGCACCCGTGCGCGCGGAGCTGTCGAGCTATTTCCGCGGGCAGGTGCTGCCGGTCCTGACGCCGCTCGCGGTCGATTCGGCCCATCCGTTCCCGATCCTGAATTCGGGATCGATCGAGATTGCCGTCAGCATGCGTCCGGCCGGGCGCAGCGAACTCGTATACGCCTTCGTCGAGGTTCCGGAGCTCCTGCCGCGCTTCATCGAGGTGCCGGACAACCAGCCCGGCCGCAGCTTCATGCTGCTCGAAGAGCTGATCATGGACAACCTCGGCACGCTGTTCACCGGCTGCGGAATCGAAGAGTATTTTCCGTTCCGCATTACGCGCGACATGGATTTTTCGGTCGAGGACAACGACGCCGAAGACCTCATGCAGAGCATCGAGAAGAAGCTCCTGCAGCGGCGTCACCGCGAGCCGATCCGCATCGAGCTCATCGCCGGCAGCCGCGGGCCGCTCGTGAAATGGCTGGCGAAGGAGTTCCGGCTCGACGAACAGTTCTGGTACTTCGTGCGCGGGCCGCTGCACCTGAAGCAGTTCTTCGAGCTGGTCGGCAAGGCGCGGCTGCCGGAACTGCTCGAACCGGCCTGGCCTCCGGTCATGCCGCCGGAATTCTCCGAACAGTCCGTCTTCGAAACGATTTCGCAGTACGGCAGCGTGCTGATCGCGCCGCCGTTCCACTCCTTCAACCCGATCATCCGTTTCCTGGAGGAGGCAGCGGAGGATCCGGAGGTGCTCGCCATCAAGCAGACGCTCTACCGGGTCAGCGGCAACTCCCCCGTGGTCCGGGCGCTGCGGCGCGCGGCCGAGAACGGCAAGCAGGTCACGGTCGTGGTTGAGCTGAAGGCCCGTTTCGACGAGGGGAACAACATCGTCTGGGCGCGGCTGCTCGAGGAGTCCGGCGCGCACGTCGTCTACGGCGTGGCCGGTCTCAAGGTCCACTGCAAGGCGCTCCTGGTCGTGCGCCGCGAGGACGGCGGCATCCGCCGCTACGCGCATCTGGCGACCGGCAACTACAACGACAAGACGGCCGCCATCTACACCGACATGGGCATCATGACCGGCGACCCGGACCTCTGCTTCGATGTGGCGAATCTGTTCAACGTCCTGACCGGCTATTCGTCGCCGCCGGCCTCGTGGCGCAAGATTGCGGCTTCTCCGTTCGATATGCGGCGGCGGGTTTCGGGGCTGATCGAGCGTGAGATCGCGCACTCAACCCCCGAGCGTCCGGGCCGGATCATTGCGAAGATGAACAGCCTTTCGGATGAAAAGATCGTCCGGCTCCTGCACAAAGCCGCCGACGCCGGGGTCGAAATCGATCTTATCGTGCGCGGCATCTGCTGTTACAAACCGAAGCCGGGTCAGGAGAATGCGCGGGTCACGAGCATCGTCGACCGTTATCTCGAGCACACGCGGCTCTTCTATTTTGAGAACGGCGGCGACCCCGAATTCTATCTGGCCAGCGCCGACTGGATGTACCGGAATCTCGACCGCCGGGTAGAGCTCCTGTTTCCGGTCGAGGACGAGCGAATCCGCGAAATCTGCCTGCGGCTGCTCGAATTCCAGCTTGCCGACACGGACAAGGGGCGGCATCTGCTCGGCTCCGGCGTTTATACGCGGCCGAAGCTCGAACGCCATACCGATGCGCGCAGCCAGTACAACAGTTATCGTTTCCTGAAAGCGCTGGCCGAACGTGAAAAGCGGCGGGCGACCGGAGATGCACTGAAGGTCTACACGAGCCCGGAACGTCCGGTCCCCTCATTCGGCGACCTCTCCGGGGACGACGCGGCGGAGGACGAGAGCGGAGAATGA
- a CDS encoding LacI family DNA-binding transcriptional regulator has protein sequence MNIREFAAHCKLSIASVSRALNNPPETAQMSRKTYDYVHAEARELGYRPNYHARAFHTHRSGCVGIIGGSSMKYIGIALLEGIADVLDGRGIATYLASTRDEIEREAGAFDRMFYRNVDAIIHMPTLQEGEYRTDRLAGLLKNNPGHPPILSILGGAEIPGTFRLRMKDAEAGREAALRQLKLGCRRFGVIGTLRRSPAENDGIRAYRNTLLENGVSPLNIREISIRHNFPDSRQEELRDIDGAWIVYYLLVPTCFQVLRRVCDPKKLHIDTVSTLENRELLLWLQLDADCALSIRDHFASLNIFQYSVYRIGVQTGETVVKLINAPALKPYTQELEWNQFLPGITGPETAAPDSPE, from the coding sequence ATGAACATACGGGAATTCGCGGCACACTGCAAACTGTCGATCGCATCGGTCTCCCGCGCGCTGAACAACCCGCCGGAGACGGCGCAGATGAGCCGGAAAACCTATGATTACGTTCATGCGGAGGCGCGGGAGCTCGGCTACCGTCCGAATTACCACGCCCGCGCATTCCACACGCACCGCTCCGGCTGTGTCGGCATCATCGGCGGCTCAAGCATGAAATATATCGGCATCGCGCTTCTCGAGGGAATCGCCGACGTTCTGGACGGCCGGGGCATCGCGACCTATCTCGCCTCAACCCGCGATGAAATCGAGCGGGAGGCCGGGGCATTCGACAGAATGTTCTACCGCAATGTCGATGCGATCATTCACATGCCGACCCTGCAGGAGGGCGAGTACCGGACCGACCGCCTGGCCGGACTCCTGAAAAACAATCCCGGCCACCCGCCCATCCTGTCGATTCTGGGCGGGGCGGAAATACCCGGCACCTTCCGGCTGCGGATGAAAGACGCCGAAGCAGGCCGGGAAGCCGCGCTGCGGCAGTTGAAGCTCGGCTGCCGCAGATTCGGCGTCATCGGCACCCTCCGCCGGTCGCCGGCCGAAAACGACGGAATCCGGGCTTACCGGAACACGCTCCTCGAAAACGGCGTCTCCCCGCTGAATATCCGCGAAATCTCCATCCGGCACAATTTCCCGGACAGCCGACAGGAGGAACTGCGGGACATCGACGGAGCATGGATCGTCTACTACCTGCTCGTGCCCACCTGTTTTCAGGTGCTGCGCCGCGTCTGCGACCCGAAGAAACTGCACATCGATACCGTTTCGACTCTGGAAAACCGGGAACTGCTCCTCTGGCTGCAACTGGACGCGGATTGCGCCCTGAGCATCCGCGACCATTTTGCCAGTCTGAATATTTTTCAGTACAGCGTTTACCGGATCGGCGTGCAGACGGGGGAAACGGTCGTCAAACTCATCAATGCTCCCGCACTCAAGCCGTATACTCAGGAACTCGAATGGAATCAATTCCTCCCCGGAATCACCGGGCCGGAAACAGCCGCTCCAGACTCTCCAGAGTGA